Proteins co-encoded in one Scomber scombrus chromosome 14, fScoSco1.1, whole genome shotgun sequence genomic window:
- the dlat gene encoding dihydrolipoyllysine-residue acetyltransferase component of pyruvate dehydrogenase complex, mitochondrial isoform X2, with product MLRLILRLRPSAGLPSPRVLPAGPGAAAVALGSSSRSVPGTGCLRRLHGGAGSRAVILGSGFSHRRALLRCPQLSGGDNSTRFYSLPPHQKVELPALSPTMQTGTIARWEKKEGEKISEGELIAEVETDKATVGFEMLEECYLAKILVPEGTRDVNIGSVICITVDSPDLIAAFKDVTLDSLKAAGAAPSSAASVSPPPPAAAAPPAAPGSSYPSHMKITLPALSPTMTMGTVQRWEKKVGEKLSEGDLLAEIETDKATIGFEVQEEGYLAKIMVAEGTRDVPLGTPLCIIVEKESDIVAFKDYVETGVAEVSTPPPAPAPVAAAPAAAPTPAPAAAAPAGPRKGRVFISPLAKKLAAEKGIDLAQVSGSGPDGRITKKDIESFVPSKVAPAVAAAPTPAAAAPAPAAAAAAPAGTFTDIPISNIRKVIAQRLMQSKQTIPHYYLSVDVNMDQVLELRKELNAEVKAQNIKLSVNDFIIKASALACLKVPEANSSWLDTVIRQNHVVDVSVAVSTASGLITPIVFNAHTKGLVGISSDVSALAAKARDGKLQPHEFQGGTFTISNLGMFGVKNFSAIINPPQACILAVGGSEKRLLPADNEKGFDVASMMSVTLSCDHRVVDGAVGAQWLVEFRKFLEKPVTMLL from the exons ATGCTGCGTCTCATCCTGCGGCTCAGGCCGTCCGCCGGACTCCCCAGTCCCCGTGTCCTCCCGGCCGGGCCTGGCGCCGCCGCCGTTGCGCTTGGCTCCAGCTCCCGCTCTGTGCCCGGAACCGGCTGCCTACGGCGGCTCCACGGCGGGGCCGGGTCCCGGGCCGTGATCTTGGGCTCCGGCTTCAGCCACAGACGGGCTCTGCTGCGGTGTCCCCAGCTTTCAGGCGGCGATAACAGCACCCGTTTCTACAGCCTGCCTCCCCACCAGAAG GTGGAGCTGCCTGCGCTGTCGCCCACCATGCAGACTGGAACCATCGCTCGctgggagaagaaggaaggagaaaaaatcAGCGAGGGCGAACTTATAGCTGAG GTGGAGACTGATAAGGCCACTGTAGGGTTTGAGATGCTGGAGGAGTGCTATCTGGCTAAGATTCTTGTTCCTGAAGGGACCAGAGATGTCAACATTGGATCAGTAATCTGCATCACAGTTGACAG TCCTGACCTCATTGCAGCTTTTAAGGACGTAACGTTGGACTCTCTTAAAGCAGCTGGTGCAGCCCCGTCCTCAGCTgcctctgtttctcctcctcctcccgctgctgctgctcctcccgCAGCCCCAGGAAGCTCTTACCCCTCACACATGAAG ATCACACTTCCTGCCCTCTCTCCCACCATGACGATGGGAACAGTGCAGCGCTGGGAGAAGAAGGTCGGAGAGAAGCTGAGTGAGGGAGATCTGCTGGCCGAAATCGAGACTGACAAGGCAACCATTG GCTttgaggtgcaggaggagggaTACTTGGCCAAAATCATGGTGGCAGAGGGAACACGTGACGTCCCCCTGGGAACACCGCTCTGCATCATTGTAGAGAAAGAAAGTGACATCGTTGCCTTCAAGGATTATGTAGAGACTGGTGTGGCAGAGGTTTCTacacctcctccagctccagcaCCAGTAGcg GCTGCACCTGCTGCTGCGCCCACTCCTGCTCCAGCAGCCGCTGCCCCAGCCGGACCCAGGAAGGGGCGTGTGTTCATCAGCCCTCTGGCCAAGAAACTTGCTGCTGAAAAAGGAATTGACCTGGCGCAGGTTAGCG GTTCTGGTCCTGATGGACGCATTACCAAAAAAGACATTGAGAGCTTTGTTCCATCAAAGGTTGCTCCT GCTGTAGCTGCTGCTCCCACTCCAGCTGCAGCTGCTCCTgcacctgctgcagctgctgcagcaccAGCTGGGACCTTCACTGACATCCCTATCAGCAATATCCGCAAG gtCATCGCTCAGAGGTTGATGCAGTCTAAGCAAACTATCCCCCACTATTATCTGTCTGTAGACGTCAACATGGACCAAGTGCTGGAGCTTCGGAAAGAACTCAATGCT GAGGTGAAAGCCCAGAATATCAAGCTTAGTGTGAATGACTTCATCATCAAAGCCAGTGCTCTGGCCTGCCTCAAGGTTCCTGAGGCCAACTCCTCTTGGTTGGACACGGTTATTCGCCA GAATCATGTGGTGGATGTGAGCGTAGCAGTGAGCACAGCCAGTGGTCTCATCACACCCATAGTGTTTAACGCTCACACCAAAGGACTGGTCGGCATCAGCTCTGACGTGTCAGCTCTCGCTGCCAAAGCAAGAGACGGCAAACTGCAGCCACATGAGTTCCAG gGAGGCACGTTCACCATCTCTAATTTGGGGATGTTTGGCGTCAAGAACTTCTCAGCGATAATCAACCCTCCTCAGGCCTGTATCCTCGCCGTTGGAGGCTCAGAGAAACGGCTGTTGCCTGCTGATAATGAGAAAGG ATTTGACGTAGCCAGTATGATGTCTGTGACACTGAGCTGTGATCACCGGGTGGTGGACGGGGCAGTCGGCGCTCAGTGGCTCGTTGAGTTCCGCAAGTTCCTGGAGAAGCCCGTCACCATGCTGTTGTGA
- the dlat gene encoding dihydrolipoyllysine-residue acetyltransferase component of pyruvate dehydrogenase complex, mitochondrial isoform X1: MLRLILRLRPSAGLPSPRVLPAGPGAAAVALGSSSRSVPGTGCLRRLHGGAGSRAVILGSGFSHRRALLRCPQLSGGDNSTRFYSLPPHQKVELPALSPTMQTGTIARWEKKEGEKISEGELIAEVETDKATVGFEMLEECYLAKILVPEGTRDVNIGSVICITVDSPDLIAAFKDVTLDSLKAAGAAPSSAASVSPPPPAAAAPPAAPGSSYPSHMKITLPALSPTMTMGTVQRWEKKVGEKLSEGDLLAEIETDKATIGFEVQEEGYLAKIMVAEGTRDVPLGTPLCIIVEKESDIVAFKDYVETGVAEVSTPPPAPAPVAAAPAAAPTPAPAAAAPAGPRKGRVFISPLAKKLAAEKGIDLAQVSGSGPDGRITKKDIESFVPSKVAPQAVAAAPTPAAAAPAPAAAAAAPAGTFTDIPISNIRKVIAQRLMQSKQTIPHYYLSVDVNMDQVLELRKELNAEVKAQNIKLSVNDFIIKASALACLKVPEANSSWLDTVIRQNHVVDVSVAVSTASGLITPIVFNAHTKGLVGISSDVSALAAKARDGKLQPHEFQGGTFTISNLGMFGVKNFSAIINPPQACILAVGGSEKRLLPADNEKGFDVASMMSVTLSCDHRVVDGAVGAQWLVEFRKFLEKPVTMLL, translated from the exons ATGCTGCGTCTCATCCTGCGGCTCAGGCCGTCCGCCGGACTCCCCAGTCCCCGTGTCCTCCCGGCCGGGCCTGGCGCCGCCGCCGTTGCGCTTGGCTCCAGCTCCCGCTCTGTGCCCGGAACCGGCTGCCTACGGCGGCTCCACGGCGGGGCCGGGTCCCGGGCCGTGATCTTGGGCTCCGGCTTCAGCCACAGACGGGCTCTGCTGCGGTGTCCCCAGCTTTCAGGCGGCGATAACAGCACCCGTTTCTACAGCCTGCCTCCCCACCAGAAG GTGGAGCTGCCTGCGCTGTCGCCCACCATGCAGACTGGAACCATCGCTCGctgggagaagaaggaaggagaaaaaatcAGCGAGGGCGAACTTATAGCTGAG GTGGAGACTGATAAGGCCACTGTAGGGTTTGAGATGCTGGAGGAGTGCTATCTGGCTAAGATTCTTGTTCCTGAAGGGACCAGAGATGTCAACATTGGATCAGTAATCTGCATCACAGTTGACAG TCCTGACCTCATTGCAGCTTTTAAGGACGTAACGTTGGACTCTCTTAAAGCAGCTGGTGCAGCCCCGTCCTCAGCTgcctctgtttctcctcctcctcccgctgctgctgctcctcccgCAGCCCCAGGAAGCTCTTACCCCTCACACATGAAG ATCACACTTCCTGCCCTCTCTCCCACCATGACGATGGGAACAGTGCAGCGCTGGGAGAAGAAGGTCGGAGAGAAGCTGAGTGAGGGAGATCTGCTGGCCGAAATCGAGACTGACAAGGCAACCATTG GCTttgaggtgcaggaggagggaTACTTGGCCAAAATCATGGTGGCAGAGGGAACACGTGACGTCCCCCTGGGAACACCGCTCTGCATCATTGTAGAGAAAGAAAGTGACATCGTTGCCTTCAAGGATTATGTAGAGACTGGTGTGGCAGAGGTTTCTacacctcctccagctccagcaCCAGTAGcg GCTGCACCTGCTGCTGCGCCCACTCCTGCTCCAGCAGCCGCTGCCCCAGCCGGACCCAGGAAGGGGCGTGTGTTCATCAGCCCTCTGGCCAAGAAACTTGCTGCTGAAAAAGGAATTGACCTGGCGCAGGTTAGCG GTTCTGGTCCTGATGGACGCATTACCAAAAAAGACATTGAGAGCTTTGTTCCATCAAAGGTTGCTCCT CAGGCTGTAGCTGCTGCTCCCACTCCAGCTGCAGCTGCTCCTgcacctgctgcagctgctgcagcaccAGCTGGGACCTTCACTGACATCCCTATCAGCAATATCCGCAAG gtCATCGCTCAGAGGTTGATGCAGTCTAAGCAAACTATCCCCCACTATTATCTGTCTGTAGACGTCAACATGGACCAAGTGCTGGAGCTTCGGAAAGAACTCAATGCT GAGGTGAAAGCCCAGAATATCAAGCTTAGTGTGAATGACTTCATCATCAAAGCCAGTGCTCTGGCCTGCCTCAAGGTTCCTGAGGCCAACTCCTCTTGGTTGGACACGGTTATTCGCCA GAATCATGTGGTGGATGTGAGCGTAGCAGTGAGCACAGCCAGTGGTCTCATCACACCCATAGTGTTTAACGCTCACACCAAAGGACTGGTCGGCATCAGCTCTGACGTGTCAGCTCTCGCTGCCAAAGCAAGAGACGGCAAACTGCAGCCACATGAGTTCCAG gGAGGCACGTTCACCATCTCTAATTTGGGGATGTTTGGCGTCAAGAACTTCTCAGCGATAATCAACCCTCCTCAGGCCTGTATCCTCGCCGTTGGAGGCTCAGAGAAACGGCTGTTGCCTGCTGATAATGAGAAAGG ATTTGACGTAGCCAGTATGATGTCTGTGACACTGAGCTGTGATCACCGGGTGGTGGACGGGGCAGTCGGCGCTCAGTGGCTCGTTGAGTTCCGCAAGTTCCTGGAGAAGCCCGTCACCATGCTGTTGTGA
- the dlat gene encoding dihydrolipoyllysine-residue acetyltransferase component of pyruvate dehydrogenase complex, mitochondrial isoform X3, which produces MQTGTIARWEKKEGEKISEGELIAEVETDKATVGFEMLEECYLAKILVPEGTRDVNIGSVICITVDSPDLIAAFKDVTLDSLKAAGAAPSSAASVSPPPPAAAAPPAAPGSSYPSHMKITLPALSPTMTMGTVQRWEKKVGEKLSEGDLLAEIETDKATIGFEVQEEGYLAKIMVAEGTRDVPLGTPLCIIVEKESDIVAFKDYVETGVAEVSTPPPAPAPVAAAPAAAPTPAPAAAAPAGPRKGRVFISPLAKKLAAEKGIDLAQVSGSGPDGRITKKDIESFVPSKVAPQAVAAAPTPAAAAPAPAAAAAAPAGTFTDIPISNIRKVIAQRLMQSKQTIPHYYLSVDVNMDQVLELRKELNAEVKAQNIKLSVNDFIIKASALACLKVPEANSSWLDTVIRQNHVVDVSVAVSTASGLITPIVFNAHTKGLVGISSDVSALAAKARDGKLQPHEFQGGTFTISNLGMFGVKNFSAIINPPQACILAVGGSEKRLLPADNEKGFDVASMMSVTLSCDHRVVDGAVGAQWLVEFRKFLEKPVTMLL; this is translated from the exons ATGCAGACTGGAACCATCGCTCGctgggagaagaaggaaggagaaaaaatcAGCGAGGGCGAACTTATAGCTGAG GTGGAGACTGATAAGGCCACTGTAGGGTTTGAGATGCTGGAGGAGTGCTATCTGGCTAAGATTCTTGTTCCTGAAGGGACCAGAGATGTCAACATTGGATCAGTAATCTGCATCACAGTTGACAG TCCTGACCTCATTGCAGCTTTTAAGGACGTAACGTTGGACTCTCTTAAAGCAGCTGGTGCAGCCCCGTCCTCAGCTgcctctgtttctcctcctcctcccgctgctgctgctcctcccgCAGCCCCAGGAAGCTCTTACCCCTCACACATGAAG ATCACACTTCCTGCCCTCTCTCCCACCATGACGATGGGAACAGTGCAGCGCTGGGAGAAGAAGGTCGGAGAGAAGCTGAGTGAGGGAGATCTGCTGGCCGAAATCGAGACTGACAAGGCAACCATTG GCTttgaggtgcaggaggagggaTACTTGGCCAAAATCATGGTGGCAGAGGGAACACGTGACGTCCCCCTGGGAACACCGCTCTGCATCATTGTAGAGAAAGAAAGTGACATCGTTGCCTTCAAGGATTATGTAGAGACTGGTGTGGCAGAGGTTTCTacacctcctccagctccagcaCCAGTAGcg GCTGCACCTGCTGCTGCGCCCACTCCTGCTCCAGCAGCCGCTGCCCCAGCCGGACCCAGGAAGGGGCGTGTGTTCATCAGCCCTCTGGCCAAGAAACTTGCTGCTGAAAAAGGAATTGACCTGGCGCAGGTTAGCG GTTCTGGTCCTGATGGACGCATTACCAAAAAAGACATTGAGAGCTTTGTTCCATCAAAGGTTGCTCCT CAGGCTGTAGCTGCTGCTCCCACTCCAGCTGCAGCTGCTCCTgcacctgctgcagctgctgcagcaccAGCTGGGACCTTCACTGACATCCCTATCAGCAATATCCGCAAG gtCATCGCTCAGAGGTTGATGCAGTCTAAGCAAACTATCCCCCACTATTATCTGTCTGTAGACGTCAACATGGACCAAGTGCTGGAGCTTCGGAAAGAACTCAATGCT GAGGTGAAAGCCCAGAATATCAAGCTTAGTGTGAATGACTTCATCATCAAAGCCAGTGCTCTGGCCTGCCTCAAGGTTCCTGAGGCCAACTCCTCTTGGTTGGACACGGTTATTCGCCA GAATCATGTGGTGGATGTGAGCGTAGCAGTGAGCACAGCCAGTGGTCTCATCACACCCATAGTGTTTAACGCTCACACCAAAGGACTGGTCGGCATCAGCTCTGACGTGTCAGCTCTCGCTGCCAAAGCAAGAGACGGCAAACTGCAGCCACATGAGTTCCAG gGAGGCACGTTCACCATCTCTAATTTGGGGATGTTTGGCGTCAAGAACTTCTCAGCGATAATCAACCCTCCTCAGGCCTGTATCCTCGCCGTTGGAGGCTCAGAGAAACGGCTGTTGCCTGCTGATAATGAGAAAGG ATTTGACGTAGCCAGTATGATGTCTGTGACACTGAGCTGTGATCACCGGGTGGTGGACGGGGCAGTCGGCGCTCAGTGGCTCGTTGAGTTCCGCAAGTTCCTGGAGAAGCCCGTCACCATGCTGTTGTGA